TGCCCCGACAAGACCGGTCTAGGTTGTGATTTGTGTCGTATAATTCTCTTCTTCGGTCTTAGCATTGTACGGGGAGGTAATCCACTTATCTTCTGTTTCAGTTAACTGTGTGGTGTCTGTTACACGCTGAGATTGTTTCGTTTGTTTGTTTGCGATGAAGATGTGTCCACTGATGGCAAATGGTGCTACATAGTTTTCTGGGTGGCGGGGAAGCAAAGGACTAATTGGAGTTTGTTGAAGAAGAGGCTAATTGAGGCGTGTCCTTCTTGTTCCTCAGCTTCTGGGATTTCGTATTACCGTTCAGAATTGCAGCCTCCTAAGCCCTCTGATGTGTTCCTCTTGAAATTTTGTTGCCATGATCGAAAAGGCCTTTTACATGGTAATTTTGGAATCCTACTGCGTGTACTTGTTTGTTGTCTTGAATTTGCTTGTCAGGGATTGGGGTTTCTAGTTTTCTGATGTGCTATTGCTTTTCACTTTTATAGCTTTGCATCTTGGTGTTATTTTTCTCCATCCTTTTGTTCCCACTTGTTGGTTGGAGTGGTGAACGGTCTTATGGTTCTGTTTGTTGCTCAAGAAAATCATGCCACTATCAAATAAGCTTATTGTTTTGCAGTGTGAAATACTTTCAAACTCTgaagttttaattttgtattattctTGGATTCTTTGCCTGCCCTGGATTTCGCTATGTTTTCTAGATATTTCACTGATTGTTAATTGTCACAAGTTATCTGGTTGACGCCGTGTTGTGTATTATTTAAGTTGAGAAAATAACTAAAtgcttttattattgaatttggGACAGATATTACAGAGGTTCTTAGTGAGCTAGAGCTCATCATACACAAAGTGAAGGTTTCTACTACACCTGATGGCAGAGTGGTGGATCTGTTTTTTATCACGGATACCAGGTTGAACATTTCTATACATTCAGTTTTCTGTGCATGCTTGTGTTGTAATTGGGTACTCTTTTATTGGTAGACCATTTCAATCGAATTGACCATTTCTGAAGCATTACTCTTTTGCTAGAGAATGTTGAACTTTATTTGATGAGAGTGGAGATTAATTTGCTGATGTATAATGCGCCTTCGATTACAATTCCTTATATTTTCACTAAACTAACATACTGCATAATCTTATATTCATGCAATCAGGGAACTTCTACACACAAAGAAGAGAAGCGACGACACAATTGAACAGTTGTCAGTTGTTTTGGGGGATCCCTCAATTACCATTGACATTGAATTGGTTGGCCCAGAAATTACTGCTTGTTCTCAAGCATCTTCTTTCCTTCCAAGTGCAATCACAGAAGATATCTTTGATTTGGAATTACCTGCTTCATTACAAAGCGGGACTTCCACATCTGATTCTGTTTCTATTGTAATGGACAATTCGTTGAGTCCTGCTCATACGCTCGTCCAAATTATATGCCCAGATCACAAAGGTCTTCTTTATGACATCATGAGAACTCTGAAGGACTACAATATTCAGGTATAGTAATTCCAGAGCTGGataatacaataatttttagtCATACTTTTAAACTGCTATGATTTCGATAGTGTTGTCGGAAGAGAAAATTGGTAAGCCTATACACTTCTATTTCATATTATATGTGAAGCTTTTGCATGCGAACACTGTGCTGTGAAATTACATATTCTTTCCACATGAGCTGTTCTCTTATCAAGTCTCTTAAAACTAGGCCTAATTTTCCATTTAAACAGATTTCTTATGGGAGATTCTCAACAAAACCCAGAGGAAAATGTGAGCTTGACTTGTTCATAGTGCAAGCAGATGGGAAAAAAATAGTTGAC
This sequence is a window from Vigna angularis cultivar LongXiaoDou No.4 chromosome 2, ASM1680809v1, whole genome shotgun sequence. Protein-coding genes within it:
- the LOC108322356 gene encoding ACT domain-containing protein ACR10, yielding MGILHDDVVLIREAEKEGESTVITVNCPDKTGLGCDLCRIILFFGLSIVRGDVSTDGKWCYIVFWVAGKQRTNWSLLKKRLIEACPSCSSASGISYYRSELQPPKPSDVFLLKFCCHDRKGLLHDITEVLSELELIIHKVKVSTTPDGRVVDLFFITDTRELLHTKKRSDDTIEQLSVVLGDPSITIDIELVGPEITACSQASSFLPSAITEDIFDLELPASLQSGTSTSDSVSIVMDNSLSPAHTLVQIICPDHKGLLYDIMRTLKDYNIQISYGRFSTKPRGKCELDLFIVQADGKKIVDPNKQKSLSSRLRTELLRPFRVTVVSRGPDTELLVANPVELSGKGRPLVFYDITLALKMIGPCIFSAEVGRHVIGDREWEVYRILLDEGEGSSVPRNKIEKGVWKMLMGWV